Sequence from the Salinicoccus sp. RF5 genome:
GCGGTTCCGTCATCATGCGCTCACGCTGTGAAATAGAAACGATGAGCAACGGCAAGGAGCGCATTGTGGTCTCTGAAATCCCCTACCAGGTAAACAAGGCAAGGCTTGTCGAAAAGATTGCCGAACTTGCACGGGAGAAGAAGATTGAAGGTATCACCGATCTGCGGGATGAGACGAGCCTGTCGGCAGGCGTCAAGATCATCATAGAAATCCGCAAGGACAAGAATGCCAACGTCATCCTGAACAACCTCTATAAGCAGACACCGCTGCAGACAAGCTTCGGCATCAACATGCTGGCACTCGTCAAAGGACAGCCGAAGATCATGGGTCTGAAGGAGATCCTCGCCCACTATCTTGAACACCAGAAGGTCATCATCACGAGACGGACGAAGTTCGACCTGAAGCGTGCAGAAGACCGCGCCCATATTTTGGAGGGCCTCAAGATTGCACTCGATAACATCGATGAGATTATCGCACTCATCCGCGGATCACAGAACGATGAAGCGGCAAAGACGGGTCTGATGGAAGAGTTCAACCTGTCGGAACGCCAGTCCCAGGCCATCCTTGATATGCGCCTTAGGCGCCTTACGGGACTTGAACGGGGCAAGATCGAGGACGAGTACAATGAAATACTGAAGACGATCCAGTATTTGAAGGAGATTCTCGCAGATGACGAAAAGCTGCTTGAAATCATCCGGGAGGAACTGACTGAAATCAGGGATAAATACGGTGACGAACGGAAGACCGAGATTACGCTCGGCAATCTGTCCGACATCGAGGATGAAGACCTCATCCCTGAAGAGCAGATCGTCGTCACCCTGAGCCACAACAACTACATTAAGCGCCTGCCTTCCTCCACCTACCGTGCGCAGCACCGGGGCGGCCGAGGTGTGCAGGGGATGAATACGGTCGAGGATGACTTCGTCAGCCAGATTGTGACGATGAGCACCCACGACTACATCATGTTCTTTACGAACAAGGGTCGGGTCTACCGTCTGAAAGGCTACGAAATCCCAGAACTCTCCCGCCAGTCGAAAGGCATCCCGATCGTCAATATGCTGGAGATCGACAAAGGTGAAGTGATCAGCACCATGATCGGGGTGAAGGATGAGGATACGGAAGACAAATTCCTGGTTTTCGCTACGAAGAATGGTCTTGTGAAGCGCTCCACCTTGGATAACTTCGAACGCATCAACAAGAACGGCAAGATTGCGATCTCCTTCAGAGGCGACGATGAGCTGCTTGCGGTCCGCCTTACGGATGGTTCCAAGGAAGTGATACTTGGAACACGGAATGCCAACCTCATCCGGTTCCCTGAAGATCAGATCCGTACGATGGGCCGGACGGCTGCAGGGGTCAAAGGGATCAAACTGCGTGAGGACGACTATGTAATCGGCCTCGATGTCCTCTCCGAAGACCAGTCCATCCTCGTCGTAACCGAGAACGGCTACGGAAAGTGCACACCTGAAGCGGAATACCGGATTACAAGGCGCGGAGGCATGGGCGTGAAGACGGCCAACCTCACCGAACGCATCGGCAAACTCGTCTATATCGCCGCCATCGATGGCGATGAAGACCTGATGATCGTTACGAATCACGGAGTCATCATCCGTCTGGTCATGGAGGAAGTCTCGACGACCGGCAGGAATACCCAAGGAGTCAGACTCATCAAGATGACTGAAGACCAGCAGGTGGCGACCGTCGCCAAAGTCAAGGAAGAGCTTGAAGAAGAAGCACTCGACCAGGACACGGCGGAAGCGGCAGATGCTGAACCGACGGAAGATGCAGAAGAATAGCGACAGTCTCTGCGCAATAAACCCCCGACCAAAAGGCCGGGGGTTTATTGCGCTTTTTAAATGAAAGCGCTATAATATGAGTAGTCATTAGTGAATCAGATAAATAACCATAGATGGATTTTTAAAGAGGTAGATCAATGAATCCGAATCAACAGCGTGAATTTGGAAAGTATGCGACACTCGTCGCTTTATTGGGCGCCGGTACAGCAGGTGAACTGATGCCGGAGTACGCGTCCTTCAAAGTGACTACAGGGAAAGTCGGATCGATGGATCTGAAGAAGGTCATCTCCTCTGTGGAGACGGCGGCAAAACGCAACCAGCTGATCGATGGGGAGATGTACCGCGAAACACATGCGCTCTACCACGCCATCATCGAAGCGGCTGAAGGTGTGACGCGCGGCAAACTGAGTGTGGGTGAAGTCATGCGCACTGTAGGCCTCTCCTTCTCGGTCGTCAGGGGACGTCCGTACCCCGAGCATGAGGAGGGCGAATGGATCGCCGTATGCTTCTATGGCACCATCGGTGCACCCATAAAAGGCAAGGAGCACGAGACGCTCGGCCTTGGCATCAACCATATCTAGAAATAATCGAATAATCATGTCACAGACATCAGCTATTAGAGACACTGAACATCCCGAAGGGATGGCTGTGTCTTTTTTTAATGCTCAAAGGAGGCGTAAATTATGACAGTTCTAACACTGACCGGTGAGAACCTGACAATCGACAGGATGAAGGCATTCCTTGGCGATGACAGGAGTAAGGTCGAAATTTCAGAGGCAGCTTATCAGAAAGTGCGTGAATCAAGAAGGACCGTTGAAAATATAATAGATCAGGAAAAGACGATCTATGGCATCACAACAGGATTCGGCCTGTTCAGTGATGTAAGGATTTCAGGGGATAGGACGACCGAGCTGCAGGTCAACCTCATCCGTTCCCACTCATGCGGCGTAGGCAGGCCTTTTGCGGAAAAGACGGTGCTGACGATGATGGTGCTGAGGCTCAATACCCTGCTTAAAGGACACTCCGGCGTCACGGTCGCACTGGTCGACCAGTTGAAGACCTTCATCAACCGCCGCATCATTCCGAAAGTGCCGGAACAGGGATCACTCGGCGCTTCAGGTGATCTTGCCCCACTCGCCCATCTGGCGATCGCGCTCATCGGTGAAGGGGAAG
This genomic interval carries:
- the gyrA gene encoding DNA gyrase subunit A, which gives rise to MSDRTDRLKSTNISKEMRTSFLDYAMSVIVSRALPDVRDGMKPVHRRILYGMHDNGMTSEKPYKKSARIVGDVMGKYHPHGDSSIYDAMVRMAQDFSYRYPLVDGQGNFGSMDGDSAAAMRYTEAKMSRISMELMRDINKDTIDFQDNYDGNEREPVVLPSRFPNLLVNGTSGIAVGMATNIPPHNMREVIDAVLAYAEDGEVTLPELMEHVKGPDFPTAGLIVGKSGIRQAYETGRGSVIMRSRCEIETMSNGKERIVVSEIPYQVNKARLVEKIAELAREKKIEGITDLRDETSLSAGVKIIIEIRKDKNANVILNNLYKQTPLQTSFGINMLALVKGQPKIMGLKEILAHYLEHQKVIITRRTKFDLKRAEDRAHILEGLKIALDNIDEIIALIRGSQNDEAAKTGLMEEFNLSERQSQAILDMRLRRLTGLERGKIEDEYNEILKTIQYLKEILADDEKLLEIIREELTEIRDKYGDERKTEITLGNLSDIEDEDLIPEEQIVVTLSHNNYIKRLPSSTYRAQHRGGRGVQGMNTVEDDFVSQIVTMSTHDYIMFFTNKGRVYRLKGYEIPELSRQSKGIPIVNMLEIDKGEVISTMIGVKDEDTEDKFLVFATKNGLVKRSTLDNFERINKNGKIAISFRGDDELLAVRLTDGSKEVILGTRNANLIRFPEDQIRTMGRTAAGVKGIKLREDDYVIGLDVLSEDQSILVVTENGYGKCTPEAEYRITRRGGMGVKTANLTERIGKLVYIAAIDGDEDLMIVTNHGVIIRLVMEEVSTTGRNTQGVRLIKMTEDQQVATVAKVKEELEEEALDQDTAEAADAEPTEDAEE
- the hutP gene encoding hut operon transcriptional regulator HutP, translated to MNPNQQREFGKYATLVALLGAGTAGELMPEYASFKVTTGKVGSMDLKKVISSVETAAKRNQLIDGEMYRETHALYHAIIEAAEGVTRGKLSVGEVMRTVGLSFSVVRGRPYPEHEEGEWIAVCFYGTIGAPIKGKEHETLGLGINHI